Proteins from a genomic interval of Phenylobacterium sp. LH3H17:
- a CDS encoding TetR/AcrR family transcriptional regulator, with protein MASTLTRRKSRRSQAERRDESERRLLAAAAELVVERGMAAATFENIGARAGYSRSLVTQRFGSKRGLIDALIVQLQGRLGGLLEDRHVDAMSGLDAVLAYVEVFLAALDHDGELRAYFVVLASAVADVSELRAPFADAHKEVEIVLTAFFQRGQAEGSVRSGIDPDAAALVTGALLFGLSMQLLLDPTLDLAPLGETSKMALRLSFAA; from the coding sequence ATGGCCAGCACATTGACCAGGCGCAAATCTCGCCGCAGCCAGGCCGAGCGCAGGGATGAATCGGAACGCCGCCTGCTGGCAGCGGCCGCCGAGCTCGTGGTGGAACGGGGCATGGCGGCGGCGACCTTCGAGAACATCGGGGCCCGCGCAGGGTACAGCCGCAGCCTCGTCACACAGCGCTTCGGGTCCAAGCGGGGTCTCATCGACGCCCTGATCGTCCAGCTCCAGGGTCGCCTTGGCGGCTTGTTAGAAGACCGGCATGTGGACGCCATGAGCGGCCTGGACGCGGTCCTGGCCTATGTGGAGGTGTTTCTCGCCGCGCTCGACCACGACGGGGAACTGCGGGCCTATTTCGTGGTGCTGGCCTCCGCCGTGGCCGATGTCTCGGAACTGCGCGCGCCGTTCGCCGACGCCCACAAGGAGGTCGAGATCGTCCTCACGGCCTTCTTCCAGCGGGGACAGGCCGAGGGTTCGGTCCGGTCCGGCATCGACCCCGACGCGGCGGCCCTCGTCACCGGCGCCTTGCTGTTCGGGCTGTCGATGCAGTTGCTGCTGGATCCGACCCTGGACCTCGCACCGTTGGGAGAGACCAGCAAGATGGCCTTGCGGTTGAGCTTCGCGGCCTGA
- a CDS encoding methyltransferase has translation MTYAERVVQWLRERLDRDPPLSQPQELNMALRVLALWRASAIVDAYVRHHGQVILQGPFAGMSYLRTATEGALAPRLLGTYESELHPHIEAFAQQGFDTVIDVGCAEGYYAVGLARLMPAATIYAYDVEAKARAACEALAQTNGVADRVMVGETFAPTGFEAFAGQKCLVLMDVEGAEDDLLRPDLSPALTGMTLIVETHDVYRPGNLARLVERFSPTHDIVRLDTQPKTLPLPDWLAQSGHLDQLLAVWEWRIKPTPWLVMTPKT, from the coding sequence ATGACCTATGCGGAGCGAGTGGTTCAGTGGCTGCGGGAGCGGCTGGACCGCGACCCGCCGCTGAGCCAACCGCAGGAGCTCAACATGGCCCTGCGGGTGCTGGCCCTGTGGCGGGCCTCGGCCATCGTAGACGCCTATGTCCGCCACCACGGCCAGGTGATCCTGCAGGGGCCGTTCGCCGGCATGTCCTACCTGCGCACCGCCACCGAGGGGGCGCTGGCGCCGCGGCTGCTGGGCACCTACGAGTCCGAGCTGCACCCCCATATCGAGGCCTTCGCCCAGCAGGGCTTCGACACGGTGATCGATGTGGGTTGCGCCGAGGGCTACTATGCGGTGGGCCTGGCCCGGCTGATGCCAGCCGCCACCATCTACGCCTACGATGTCGAGGCCAAGGCCCGGGCCGCCTGCGAGGCCCTGGCGCAGACCAACGGCGTCGCCGATCGGGTCATGGTCGGCGAGACCTTCGCCCCTACCGGATTCGAGGCCTTCGCGGGCCAGAAATGCCTGGTGCTGATGGACGTGGAGGGCGCCGAGGATGACCTGCTGCGCCCCGATCTCTCGCCGGCGCTCACGGGCATGACCCTCATCGTCGAGACCCATGACGTCTACCGGCCGGGAAACCTCGCGCGGCTGGTCGAGCGTTTCTCCCCCACCCACGACATCGTCCGCCTGGACACCCAGCCCAAGACGCTGCCCCTGCCGGATTGGCTGGCGCAGTCGGGCCACCTCGACCAGCTCCTGGCGGTGTGGGAATGGCGAATCAAGCCGACCCCATGGCTGGTGATGACGCCGAAGACCTGA